From Pseudomonas hefeiensis, one genomic window encodes:
- a CDS encoding aspartate aminotransferase family protein yields the protein MNMPEHAAGSLASQLKLDAHWMPYTANRNFQRDPRLIVAAEGSWLVDDKGRKVYDSLSGLWTCGAGHTRKEIQEAVAKQLGTLDYSPGFQYGHPLSFQLAEKITSLTPGNLNHVFFTDSGSECADTAVKMVRAYWRLKGQATKTKMIGRARGYHGVNIAGTSLGGVSGNRKLFGQAMMDVDHLPHTLLASNAYSRGMPKEGGIALADELLKLIELHDASNIAAVFVEPMAGSAGVLVPPEGYLKRLREICDQHSILLVFDEVITGFGRTGSMFGADSFGVTPDLMCIAKQVTNGAIPMGAVIASSEIYQTFMNQPTPEYAVEFPHGYTYSAHPVACAAGLAALDLLQKENLVQNVAEVAPHFENALHGLKGAKNVIDIRNYGLAGAIQIAARDGDAIVRPFEAGMALWKAGFYVRFGGDTLQFGPTFNSKPQDLDRLFDAVGEVLNKLD from the coding sequence ATGAACATGCCCGAACATGCTGCCGGCTCCCTGGCCAGCCAGCTCAAGCTTGATGCCCACTGGATGCCTTACACCGCCAACCGCAACTTCCAGCGCGATCCACGTCTGATCGTCGCCGCCGAAGGCAGTTGGCTGGTGGATGACAAAGGGCGCAAGGTGTACGACTCGCTGTCGGGTCTGTGGACGTGCGGCGCCGGGCACACCCGCAAGGAAATCCAGGAAGCGGTCGCCAAACAGTTGGGCACCCTCGATTACTCGCCGGGCTTCCAGTACGGCCACCCGTTGTCGTTCCAGCTGGCGGAAAAAATCACCAGCCTGACACCGGGCAACCTCAACCATGTGTTCTTCACCGACTCCGGTTCCGAGTGTGCCGATACCGCGGTGAAAATGGTCCGCGCCTACTGGCGTCTCAAGGGCCAGGCGACCAAGACCAAGATGATCGGTCGTGCTCGTGGTTACCATGGCGTGAATATCGCCGGTACCAGCCTTGGCGGCGTCAGCGGTAACCGCAAGTTGTTCGGCCAGGCGATGATGGACGTTGATCACTTGCCCCACACTTTGCTGGCAAGCAATGCCTATTCTCGTGGCATGCCAAAAGAGGGCGGTATCGCCTTGGCCGACGAGCTGTTGAAGCTGATCGAGCTGCACGATGCCTCCAACATCGCCGCGGTGTTTGTCGAACCGATGGCCGGTTCCGCCGGTGTGCTGGTGCCGCCTGAGGGTTATCTCAAGCGCCTGCGGGAGATCTGCGACCAGCACAGCATCCTGTTGGTGTTCGACGAGGTCATCACCGGGTTCGGCCGCACCGGTTCGATGTTCGGTGCCGATAGTTTCGGCGTGACCCCGGATCTCATGTGCATTGCCAAGCAGGTCACCAATGGCGCGATCCCCATGGGCGCGGTGATAGCCAGCTCCGAGATCTACCAGACGTTCATGAACCAGCCGACGCCTGAGTACGCGGTGGAATTTCCCCATGGCTACACCTATTCGGCGCACCCGGTGGCGTGCGCGGCAGGTTTGGCGGCGCTGGATCTGCTGCAAAAGGAAAACCTTGTGCAGAACGTGGCTGAGGTTGCACCGCATTTCGAGAATGCCTTGCATGGCCTGAAGGGGGCGAAGAACGTCATCGACATCCGCAACTATGGCCTGGCCGGGGCGATCCAGATCGCAGCGCGTGATGGCGACGCGATCGTGCGTCCGTTCGAAGCAGGCATGGCGTTATGGAAAGCCGGGTTCTATGTGCGCTTCGGCGGCGACACTCTGCAGTTCGGGCCAACGTTCAACAGCAAGCCACAGGATCTGGATCGTTTGTTCGATGCGGTCGGTGAAGTGCTGAACAAGCTCGACTGA
- a CDS encoding LysR family transcriptional regulator, with translation MSARRPDPLAQVSDFDIRLLRIFRSVVECGGFSAAETVLGIGRSAISQQMSDLEQRLGLRLCQRGRAGFSLTEEGREVYQSALQLLSALESFRTEVNGLHQHLRGELIIGLTDNLVTLPHMRITHALAQLKERGPDVQIQIRMIAPNEVEQGVLDGRLHVGVVPQASALSGLEYQPLYSERSLLYCAVGHPLFYVDDQQLDDARLDSQDAIAPTFRLPAEIQAHYQALNCTASASDREGMAFLILTGRYIGYLPDHYASLWVQQGRLRALKPTVRFYDLSLASVTRKGRRPHLVLESFLQSLAATR, from the coding sequence ATGAGTGCGCGTCGTCCCGATCCGCTGGCCCAGGTCAGCGACTTTGATATTCGTCTGTTGCGCATTTTTCGCAGCGTGGTGGAGTGCGGTGGATTCTCCGCAGCGGAAACGGTGCTTGGGATCGGTCGCTCCGCCATCAGCCAGCAGATGAGCGACCTTGAACAGCGTCTTGGCCTGCGGCTGTGCCAGCGCGGGCGTGCGGGCTTTTCCCTGACGGAGGAAGGCCGCGAGGTCTATCAATCGGCGTTGCAACTATTAAGTGCACTGGAAAGCTTTCGCACCGAAGTCAACGGCCTGCATCAGCACTTGCGCGGCGAATTGATCATCGGCCTGACCGATAATCTCGTCACCCTGCCCCACATGCGCATCACCCATGCCCTGGCCCAATTGAAGGAGCGCGGGCCTGACGTGCAGATTCAGATTCGCATGATCGCTCCCAATGAAGTCGAACAAGGCGTACTTGACGGTCGACTGCATGTCGGCGTGGTGCCCCAGGCCAGCGCCCTTTCCGGGCTGGAGTATCAACCGCTCTACAGCGAACGCTCGCTGTTGTATTGCGCGGTCGGGCATCCGCTGTTTTATGTGGATGACCAACAACTGGACGACGCTCGCCTCGACAGCCAGGATGCAATCGCACCAACCTTCCGCCTGCCCGCCGAGATCCAGGCCCACTACCAGGCGCTCAATTGCACTGCCAGTGCATCGGACCGCGAAGGCATGGCGTTCCTGATTCTTACAGGGCGCTACATCGGTTACCTGCCGGATCATTACGCTAGCCTGTGGGTCCAGCAGGGACGGTTGCGCGCCCTCAAGCCCACGGTCCGTTTCTATGATTTGAGCCTGGCGTCGGTCACGCGCAAGGGGCGTCGGCCTCATCTGGTGCTGGAGAGTTTTCTCCAGAGTCTGGCGGCAACTCGCTAA
- a CDS encoding TetR/AcrR family transcriptional regulator translates to MTFEVPAHGGKPTSRIRQKNEETILKAAEDEFARHGFKGTSMNAIALKAGLPKANLHYYFTNKLGLYVAVLSNIIELWDSTFNTLTAEDDPAEALTRYIRAKMEFSRRQPQASRLFAMEVISGGECLTEYFNQDYRAWFNGRAAVFQAWIDAGKMDPIDPVHLIFLLWGSTQHYADFATQICRVTGRSKLTKQDMIDAGDNLIRIILKGCGLKPTL, encoded by the coding sequence ATGACCTTTGAAGTCCCTGCCCACGGCGGCAAGCCCACCAGCCGCATTCGTCAAAAAAACGAAGAGACCATTCTCAAGGCTGCCGAAGATGAATTCGCCCGTCACGGGTTCAAAGGCACCAGCATGAATGCCATTGCCTTGAAAGCCGGGCTGCCCAAGGCGAACCTGCATTATTACTTCACCAACAAGCTTGGGTTGTACGTGGCGGTGCTGAGCAACATCATCGAGTTGTGGGACAGCACCTTTAATACCCTCACCGCCGAGGATGATCCGGCCGAAGCCCTGACCCGCTACATACGCGCCAAAATGGAGTTTTCCCGCCGCCAGCCCCAAGCGTCCCGGCTTTTCGCCATGGAAGTGATCAGCGGGGGGGAATGCCTGACTGAATATTTCAACCAGGATTATCGCGCCTGGTTCAACGGTCGCGCGGCGGTGTTCCAGGCCTGGATCGATGCCGGCAAGATGGATCCGATCGACCCCGTGCACCTGATCTTTCTATTGTGGGGAAGTACTCAGCATTACGCCGACTTCGCCACCCAGATCTGCCGCGTGACCGGGCGCAGCAAGCTGACCAAGCAGGACATGATTGATGCCGGCGACAACCTGATCCGCATCATTCTCAAGGGCTGCGGCCTGAAACCAACTTTATAA